Proteins from one Fragaria vesca subsp. vesca linkage group LG6, FraVesHawaii_1.0, whole genome shotgun sequence genomic window:
- the LOC101309172 gene encoding uncharacterized protein LOC101309172 has translation MRRTLLRNLSLYARNRLATSNPSPSLATSTTRLFSSDENESSSPNDSSPEKPNPSPESTLSQILKKDSSVQLQDINNKEMKTRMEEYLKDGKEEALPSILEAILQRKLAGKHDDTDDELVDDLQMQPLDNVKDQEFESDFEEFHDTDEEIDDLYDAKDVVVNKMVKDEFFNMDDKKWDGMVQEAIKHGLMKDMKECEDILEDMLSWDKLLPDDIKKKVEEKFNDLGDRCERGELEPEDAYKLFKEFEDEIVLEYTKKVEAQDPSQFDEIAVPNMKRDIDDPPGEGPILRWQTRVVFAPGGDAWHPKNRKVKLSVTVKELGLSKHQFHRLRELVGKRYNPGKDELTITSERFEHREENRKDCLRTLLSLIEEAEKANKLAEDARISYVKERLRANPAFMERLRNKTMRLQGHTTVTA, from the exons ATGAGGCGGACTCTGCTGAGAAATCTCTCTCTATACGCTCGCAACCGCCTCGCCACATCTAATCCTAGCCCTTCACTGGCCACCTCTACTACTAGACTCTTCTCCTCCGATGAGAACGAATCATCGTCCCCCAATGACTCCTCCCCAGAAAAACCTAATCCCTCTCCTGAGTCGACCCTCAGCCAAATCTTGAAGAAGGATTCCTCCGTGCAACTCCAGGACATCAATAACAAAG AAATGAAAACAAGGATGGAGGAGTACTTGAAGGATGGTAAGGAGGAGGCGCTCCCATCGATCCTCGAAGCAATTCTGCAAAGGAAATTGGCTGGGAAGCATGACGACACTGATGATGAATTGGTGGATGATCTGCAAATGCAGCCACTGGACAATGTTAAGGACCAAGAGTTTGAATCCGATTTTGAAGAATTCCATGACACTGATGAGGAGATTGATGACTTGTATGATGCCAAGGATGTAGTGGTGAATAAGATGGTGAAAGATGAGTTCTTCAATATGGATGACAAAAAGTGGGATGGCATGGTTCAGGAGGCAATTAAACATGGTTTAATGAAGGATATGAAAGAGTGTGAGGACATTCTTGAGGATATGCTTAGCTGGGACAAGCTCTTGCCAG ATGACATTAAGAAGAAGGTAGAAGAGAAGTTCAATGACCTAGGGGATAGGTGTGAAAGAGGTGAGCTTGAACCTGAAGATGCATACAAATTGTTTAAGGAGTTTGAGGACGAGATTGTCTTGGAATATACGAAGAAGGTGGAAGCTCAGGACCCCTCACAATTTGATGAGATAGCTGTACCAAACATGAAAAGAGACATAGATGACCCACCAGGTGAAGGGCCTATCCTTAGGTGGCAGACACGAGTGGTCTTTGCTCCTGGTGGTGATGCTTGGCACCCGAAGAATAGAAAAGTGAAGCTGTCTGTTACGGTGAAAGAACTTGGGCTTTCAAAGCATCAATTCCATCGGCTCAGAGAATTGGTTGGAAAGCGATATAATCCGGGGAAAGATGAGCTCACTATTACTAGTGAGAG GTTCGAACACCGAGAGGAAAACAGAAAAGATTGCCTTAGGACTCTTCTTTCCCTCATTGAGGAAGCTGAGAAAGCTAACAAGCTGGCCGAAGATGCTCGAATTTCGTATGTCAAGGAAAGATTAAGAGCGAATCCTGCATTCATGGAGAGACTGCGTAACAAGACAATGAGGTTGCAAGGACATACCACAGTGACTGCTTGA
- the LOC101311776 gene encoding transcription factor VOZ1-like — MIKDSKGRCESSSHKLVKEKTKNRLDQLQALITKKNESQTNDTATLVEVNKMLQEWKAELNGPSPASSLLADSLGSFSEELTRLLRTDEEDDAISPLKEFLPAKPESDLQNLHLGNLMQFTEDFYVSPEPQELQESFQDFNYCKDTASGFQDFYQCNDTASGFQNLMVDNSGFDNHFDFHQYVNEGPFIEGNDVKQLEEDAVPNVLPVISPTEPPFLGPSCALWDCSRPAECGKDYCCNFHATSALEEGQPGKSPVFRPRGISVKDSALFDALIAWNQGKAVGIPNCEGAAILKSPWNDSKLFNLSFLEGEAVREWLFFDKPRRAFGSGNRRQRSLPDHSGRGWHESRKQIMKEFDGQKRSYYMDPQPSSDQDWHLFEYEVNNSDACALYRLELKFGSVKRSPKGKVSNEVADLQKKMGKLTAEVATDGATNVKGKAKKKANAGNIFSSQSPMTSTP, encoded by the exons ATGATCAAGGACTCCAAGGGTAGGTGTGAGTCTTCATCTCACAAGCTTGTGAAAGAAAAAACAAAGAATCGCTTGGACCAGCTTCAAGCATTAATTACCAAGAAGAATGAGAGCCAAACTAATGACACTGCAACCTTGGTGGAAGTGAATAAGATGCTTCAGGAGTGGAAAGCTGAGCTCAATGGGCCGTCTCCTGCATCTTCTCTACTA GCTGATAGTCTGGGATCATTTTCAGAGGAGTTAACACGTCTCTTGAGAACTGATGAGGAGGATGATGCAATAAGTCCATTAAAGGAATTTCTACCTGCGAAGCCAGAGAGTGATCTACAAAATCTTCATTTGGGTAATTTGATGCAATTTACAGAG GATTTTTATGTTTCTCCGGAGCCTCAAGAGCTTCAAGAAAGTTTTCAGGACTTTAATTACTGTAAAGATACTGCTTCAGGCTTTCAAGACTTCTATCAATGCAATGATACTGCTTCAGGCTTCCAGAATCTAATGGTCGACAACTCTGGTTTCGATAATCACTTTGATTTTCATCAATATGTCAATGAAGGCCCATTCATTGAGGGAAACGATGTCAAACAGCTCGAAGAGGATGCCGTGCCAAATGTTTTGCCAGTTATCTCTCCTACTGAACCCCCTTTTTTGGGGCCATCATGTGCTCTTTGGGACTGTTCCAGGCCTGCAGAATGTGGAAAGGACTATTGCTGTAACTTTCATGCTACCTCAGCATTAGAAGAGGGTCAGCCCGGAAAATCTCCAGTTTTTCGTCCTCGTGGCATTTCTGTGAAGGACAGTGCACTTTTTGACGCTCTTATTGCTTGGAATCAAGGAAAAGCTGTGGGCATACCCAATTGTGAAGGGGCTGCTATTCTAAAATCTCCATGGAATGACTCTA AGCTATTCAATCTTTCTTTCCTTGAGGGTGAAGCAGTTAGAGAGTGGCTCTTTTTTGATAAGCCTAGAAGGGCCTTTGGGTCAGGAAACAGAAGACAAAGGTCATTGCCAGATCATAGTGGACGTGGTTGGCATGAATCCAGAAAGCAGATCATGAAGGAATTTGATGGGCAGAAAAGGTCATATTATATGGATCCACAGCCTTCAAGTGATCAGGATTGGCATTTGTTTGAATATGAGGTCAACAACTCTGATGCCTGTGCTCTATATAGGTTGGAGTTAAAGTTTGGCAGTGTAAAGAGAAGTCCAAAAGGAAAAGTATCAAATGAGGTTGCTGATCTGCAGAAGAAGATGGGGAAGCTCACTGCTGAGGTTGCCACTGATGGTGCAACGAATGTCAAAGGAAAAGCCAAGAAAAAGGCTAATGCTGGGAATATTTTTTCTTCTCAAAGTCCAATGACTTCAACTCCCTAA
- the LOC101305676 gene encoding arogenate dehydrogenase 1, chloroplastic-like: MLKIAIIGFGNLGQSLAKTFAHLGHIVLAHSRCEHSKMAQDLGISYFSNPQELCEQNPQVILLCTSIISTESVLKSLPLQSLTHDTLFVDMLPVKEFSKALLLKMLPSNLAVVCTNPMFGVERGKHEWNGSFLVYEKVRIGSDSVGISLCDNFLNIFEKEGCRMVEVSCSVQDKYVAGSQFITHTVGRVLEKLTLESTPINTKGYETLLDLVDNTAGDSFDLYCELFIYNKNAFEMFDRLDLAFNTLKKQLFGHLHDIVRKQLFDSAEKVHAEYMVCNPSHNGAALRSHSQVLNQKAHISEHYDDKSMLKIAIVGFGNFGQFLAKTIIRQGHKVLAYSRSDYYDVAQEMGVIYLSDVEALCEEHPEVMLFCTSILSTEKVLRSFPVQRLMRNTLFVDVLSVKEFPRNLFLQKLPLDFDILCTHPMFGPESGKNGWNALPFVYDKVRVGSDKSRVSLCDRFLDIFALEGCRMVEMSCSEHDRHAAGSQFITHTIGRVLEKLGLESTPILPNGYKALLNLVENTVGDSFDLYHGLFMYNVNAIDQLNRLDMAFNSLKEQFLRRLHGVVHSQHFENASRTLLPNHPENAAPLRR, from the exons ATGCTCAAGATTGCCATCATCGGCTTTGGCAACTTGGGTCAATCCCTTGCCAAGACCTTTGCCCACCTAGGACACATTGTTCTTGCACATTCTAGATGTGAACACTCCAAAATGGCCCAAGACCTCGGCATTTCATATTTTTCTAACCCGCAAGAACTCTGTGAACAGAATCCACAGGTCATTTTGCTATGCACCTCCATAATATCCACAGAATCCGTCCTCAAATCTTTACCTCTTCAGAGCCTTACACATGACACATTGTTTGTTGACATGCTTCCTGTCAAGGAGTTTTCAAAAGCTTTGTTACTGAAGATGTTGCCTAGCAATCTAGCTGTTGTTTGCACCAACCCGATGTTCGGAGTTGAAAGAGGCAAACATGAGTGGAATGGCAGTTTTTTGGTGTACGAAAAGGTTCGAATTGGCTCTGACAGTGTGGGGATTTCGTTGTGTGATAACTTCTTAAACATCTTTGAGAAAGAAGGATGTAGAATGGTGGAAGTAAGCTGTTCTGTTCAAGATAAGTATGTAGCAGGCTCGCAGTTTATTACCCACACAGTTGGGAGAGTCTTGGAAAAGTTAACATTGGAATCGACGCCAATAAATACAAAAGGTTATGAGACATTGTTGGATTTGGTGGACAACACAGCTGGGGATAGCTTTGATTTATATTGTGAGTTGTTCATATACAATAAAAATGCATTTGAGATGTTTGACAGGTTGGACTTGGCTTTTAACACTTTGAAGAAGCAACTTTTTGGTCATTTGCATGATATTGTGAGAAAGCAACTATTTGATAGTGCAGAGAAGGTACATGCGGAGTACATGGTGTGTAATCCATCCCACAATGGAGCTGCCTTGAG GTCGCATTCTCAGGTACTTAACCAAAAAGCACATATATCTGAACACTATGATGACAAGTCGATGCTCAAGATTGCAATTGTTGGTTTTGGGAACTTCGGTCAGTTCCTTGCTAAAACTATTATACGTCAAGGTCATAAAGTTCTAGCCTATTCTCGATCAGACTACTATGATGTGGCTCAAGAGATGGGGGTAATTTACTTATCCGACGTTGAGGCTCTTTGCGAAGAGCATCCAGAAGTGATGCTCTTTTGTACCTCTATCCTTTCAACCGAGAAAGTTCTCAGATCATTTCCAGTTCAGAGGTTGATGAGGAATACATTGTTTGTTGATGTGCTTTCAGTTAAAGAATTTCCAAGAAACTTGTTTCTTCAAAAGTTGCCGTTGGATTTTGATATTCTCTGTACGCATCCTATGTTTGGACCAGAGAGTGGTAAAAATGGGTGGAATGCTCTTCCTTTTGTTTATGATAAGGTCAGGGTGGGAAGTGATAAATCAAGGGTATCACTCTGTGACCGATTCCTTGATATCTTTGCTCTAGAAGGGTGCCGAATGGTTGAAATGTCTTGTTCAGAGCATGATAGGCATGCAGCAGGGTCACAATTCATTACGCACACCATAGGAAGGGTTTTGGAAAAGCTGGGTTTGGAGTCAACACCTATCCTTCCAAATGGTTACAAGGCTTTATTGAATTTGGTGGAGAATACAGTAGGAGATAGTTTTGATCTTTACCATGGCTTGTTCATGTATAATGTAAATGCAATAGACCAGCTGAATAGATTGGACATGGCTTTTAACTCGTTAAAGGAACAGTTTTTGAGGCGTTTGCATGGTGTTGTCCATAGCCAACATTTCGAGAATGCAAGCAGAACCTTGTTGCCAAATCATCCAGAGAATGCAGCTCCACTGAGAAGATGA